One Mesorhizobium sp. L-2-11 genomic region harbors:
- a CDS encoding class I fructose-bisphosphate aldolase, producing the protein MSERLEDIAAAMVADGKGLLAADESSGTIKKRFDVIGVESTADSRRDYREMMFRAKEAMTRYISGVILYDETIRQKAADGTPLVDIIKATGAIPGIKVDAGAKPLAGYPGDTITEGLDGLRERLADYYKLGARFAKWRAVIDIDVARGVPSATSIGSNAHALARYAALCQEAGIVPIVEPEVLMDGAHDIGTCYEISKATLTKLYTELYAARVVLEGTILKPNMVLAGKKSGKTSSPEEVAEKTIKLFRETVPAAIGGIAFLSGGQSDEEATANLNAINAIGPHPWKLTFSYGRALQAAPQKAWGGKVANVAAAQAAFAHRAHMNHLAALGKWQPELEQAA; encoded by the coding sequence ATGAGCGAACGTCTCGAGGACATTGCCGCTGCTATGGTGGCCGACGGCAAGGGTCTTTTGGCCGCCGACGAGAGTTCCGGCACCATCAAGAAGCGCTTCGACGTCATCGGCGTCGAATCGACCGCCGACAGCCGCCGCGACTATCGCGAGATGATGTTCCGCGCCAAGGAGGCGATGACCAGATACATCTCCGGCGTCATCCTCTACGATGAGACCATCCGCCAGAAGGCCGCCGACGGCACGCCGCTGGTCGACATCATCAAGGCGACCGGCGCCATTCCAGGCATCAAGGTCGATGCCGGCGCCAAGCCTCTGGCCGGGTACCCCGGCGACACCATCACCGAAGGCCTCGACGGCCTGCGCGAACGGCTCGCCGACTATTACAAGCTCGGCGCCCGTTTCGCCAAATGGCGCGCGGTGATCGACATCGACGTCGCCAGGGGCGTGCCCTCCGCCACGTCGATCGGCTCGAACGCCCATGCGCTCGCCCGCTATGCGGCGCTCTGCCAGGAGGCCGGCATCGTGCCGATCGTCGAGCCGGAGGTGCTGATGGACGGCGCCCACGACATCGGCACCTGCTACGAGATCAGCAAGGCAACGCTGACGAAACTCTACACCGAGCTCTACGCCGCCCGCGTCGTCCTTGAAGGCACCATTCTGAAGCCGAACATGGTTCTCGCCGGCAAGAAGTCGGGCAAGACCAGCAGCCCCGAAGAGGTCGCCGAAAAGACCATAAAACTGTTCCGCGAGACGGTGCCGGCAGCGATTGGCGGCATCGCCTTTCTCTCGGGTGGGCAATCGGACGAGGAGGCGACCGCCAACCTCAACGCCATCAACGCCATCGGCCCGCATCCATGGAAGCTGACCTTCTCCTATGGCCGCGCCTTGCAGGCGGCGCCACAGAAGGCCTGGGGCGGCAAGGTGGCCAACGTCGCCGCTGCCCAGGCCGCTTTCGCCCACCGCGCCCACATGAACCATCTGGCAGCGCTCGGCAAATGGCAGCCGGAACTGGAACAGGCCGCCTGA
- a CDS encoding phosphoglycerate kinase translates to MAGFKTLDDIGNIDGKRVLVRVDLNVPVADGKVTDATRIERIAPTIAELSGKGARVILLAHFGRPKDGPSPEFSLEPIAKAAAEVLGRPVGFAADCIGDKAASAVAAMNNGDVLLLENTRFYKAEEKNDPVFTEKLAANGDIFVNDAFSAAHRAHSSTEGLAHLLPAFAGRTMQAELDALEKGLGNPVRPVVAIVGGAKVSSKIDLLMNLVKKVDALVIGGGMANTFLAARGTAVGKSLCEHDLANTAKQIMIEAAEAGCAVILPVDGVVAREFKAGAASETVAIAEVPADAMILDVGENTVKTVADWIDRAATLVWNGPLGAFEIEPFDRATVAAARHAAARTEAGKLISVAGGGDTVAALNHAGVADDFTYVSTAGGAFLEWMEGKPLPGVDVLKR, encoded by the coding sequence ATGGCCGGCTTTAAGACACTGGACGACATCGGCAATATCGACGGCAAGCGCGTGCTGGTGCGCGTCGACCTCAACGTTCCCGTCGCCGACGGGAAGGTCACCGACGCCACCCGCATCGAGCGCATCGCGCCGACCATCGCCGAGCTTTCCGGCAAGGGCGCCAGGGTCATCCTGCTCGCCCATTTCGGCCGGCCCAAGGATGGACCTTCGCCCGAATTCTCGCTTGAGCCGATCGCCAAGGCGGCCGCGGAAGTGCTTGGCCGCCCTGTCGGCTTCGCGGCGGATTGCATCGGCGACAAGGCCGCGAGCGCCGTCGCCGCCATGAACAACGGCGACGTGCTGCTGCTCGAAAACACCCGCTTCTACAAGGCCGAGGAGAAGAACGACCCGGTCTTCACCGAAAAGCTGGCCGCCAATGGCGACATCTTCGTCAACGACGCCTTTTCTGCCGCCCACCGCGCCCATTCGTCGACGGAAGGGCTTGCGCACCTGCTGCCGGCCTTCGCCGGCCGTACCATGCAAGCCGAGCTCGACGCGCTGGAAAAGGGCCTCGGCAATCCCGTCCGCCCTGTCGTCGCCATCGTCGGCGGCGCCAAGGTCTCGAGCAAGATCGACCTGCTGATGAATCTGGTGAAGAAGGTCGACGCGCTGGTCATCGGCGGCGGCATGGCCAACACCTTCCTCGCCGCACGCGGCACCGCCGTCGGAAAATCGCTGTGCGAGCATGATCTCGCTAACACCGCCAAACAGATCATGATCGAGGCGGCCGAAGCCGGCTGCGCCGTCATCCTGCCGGTCGACGGTGTCGTCGCCAGGGAGTTCAAGGCGGGTGCCGCCAGCGAAACCGTCGCCATAGCGGAGGTGCCGGCCGACGCCATGATCCTCGATGTCGGCGAAAACACCGTCAAGACCGTTGCCGACTGGATCGACCGCGCCGCGACGCTGGTCTGGAACGGCCCGCTCGGCGCGTTCGAGATCGAGCCGTTCGACCGGGCGACGGTGGCGGCGGCCAGGCACGCCGCGGCCCGCACCGAGGCCGGCAAATTGATCTCGGTGGCAGGTGGCGGCGACACCGTGGCCGCCCTCAACCATGCCGGCGTCGCCGACGACTTCACCTATGTCTCGACTGCCGGCGGCGCCTTCCTGGAATGGATGGAGGGCAAGCCGCTGCCCGGTGTCGACGTGCTGAAACGCTGA
- a CDS encoding potassium/proton antiporter, translated as MEHAIYLMTLVGAALVVAAAFSSLIAFRFGAPLLLLFLCIGLATGTDGLGIQFDNARLAYFAGSLALAVILFDSGFGTPLNALRQAAGPALSLATVGVLLTTGLFGAVAHYLLDLSWLESFLLGAAVASTDAAAVFFLLRAGEINLRERVRSTLEVESGTNDPIAIFLTISLVEIIAVNANPEARVLATDLVLGFLSHMGLGAIVGIFGGLAIVRLVDRLNLDHGLLPIFVLTLSLMVFAAAGAIGGSGFLAVYLAGLVAGNSDIRAVTILKRFQDGMSWLAQIIMFLILGLFATPSQFPAILLPAVLLGLFLIFVARPIAVWLCLMPFRLPRPEVAFVSWVGLRGAVSILLAITPLLGGLENGRLIFNTAFIVVLVSLVIQGWTVGPLARRLGLIVPARLGPLDKVELELPGSAHHELLAYRVAPGSPVARGERIPRWARPSLVLRDGRSMRFQDMGRLAAGDHVYIFVPDRYPALLDKLFASRAVVDPEDADFFGAFAVDPARSAAELEAAYAPGLSEEERKLTVGDLVTARLGGHAEYADRVLIGPIELIVRDVDDKGKITGLGLSLEPTAPVARVPVFLSAGEIADRIVAFVRNWRKRAKKPGVEAPDDAEPAPQPVIEKATGEG; from the coding sequence ATGGAGCATGCGATCTATCTCATGACGCTGGTCGGCGCTGCGCTCGTCGTCGCCGCCGCGTTTTCGAGCCTGATCGCCTTCCGCTTCGGCGCCCCTCTCTTGCTGCTGTTTCTCTGCATTGGCCTGGCCACGGGAACCGACGGCCTCGGCATCCAGTTTGACAATGCGCGGCTGGCTTATTTTGCCGGCTCACTGGCGCTGGCGGTGATCCTGTTCGATTCCGGTTTCGGCACGCCGCTCAACGCCCTGCGCCAGGCGGCCGGACCGGCGCTGTCGCTGGCGACCGTCGGCGTCCTTCTGACCACCGGCCTGTTCGGCGCCGTCGCCCACTATCTGCTCGATCTCAGCTGGCTGGAATCCTTCCTGCTCGGGGCCGCTGTCGCCTCGACCGACGCGGCAGCGGTGTTCTTCCTGTTGCGCGCCGGCGAAATCAATTTGCGCGAACGCGTGCGTTCCACGCTCGAGGTGGAATCCGGCACCAATGACCCGATCGCCATCTTCCTGACCATCAGCCTGGTCGAGATCATCGCCGTCAACGCCAATCCCGAGGCCAGGGTGCTGGCTACCGACCTCGTCCTCGGCTTCCTTAGTCATATGGGGCTTGGCGCCATCGTCGGCATTTTCGGCGGCCTCGCCATCGTGCGGCTTGTCGACCGGCTCAATCTCGACCACGGGCTGCTGCCGATCTTCGTGCTGACGCTGTCGCTGATGGTGTTCGCCGCCGCCGGCGCCATTGGCGGCTCCGGCTTTCTGGCGGTTTATCTCGCCGGCCTCGTTGCCGGCAATTCCGACATCCGCGCCGTCACCATCCTGAAACGCTTCCAGGACGGCATGTCGTGGCTGGCGCAGATCATCATGTTCCTGATCCTCGGCCTGTTCGCGACGCCCTCGCAATTTCCGGCGATCCTGCTGCCGGCGGTGCTGCTGGGCCTGTTCCTGATATTCGTGGCGCGGCCGATCGCCGTCTGGCTTTGCCTGATGCCGTTTCGTCTGCCGCGCCCGGAAGTCGCCTTCGTCTCATGGGTGGGTCTGCGTGGCGCCGTGTCGATCCTGCTCGCCATTACGCCGCTGCTTGGCGGTCTTGAAAATGGCCGTCTCATCTTCAACACCGCCTTCATCGTGGTGTTGGTATCGCTGGTCATCCAGGGATGGACCGTCGGACCGCTGGCGCGCCGCCTCGGCCTGATCGTGCCGGCCCGCCTGGGTCCGTTGGACAAGGTGGAGCTCGAATTGCCTGGCTCCGCCCATCACGAGCTGCTCGCCTACCGCGTGGCACCTGGCAGTCCCGTGGCGCGCGGCGAGCGCATTCCGCGCTGGGCGCGGCCGTCGCTGGTGCTGCGCGACGGGCGCTCGATGCGCTTTCAGGACATGGGCAGGCTCGCCGCCGGCGACCATGTCTACATCTTCGTGCCGGATCGCTATCCGGCCCTGCTCGACAAGCTGTTCGCCAGCCGCGCCGTGGTCGATCCCGAGGATGCGGACTTCTTCGGCGCCTTCGCCGTCGATCCGGCGCGCTCCGCTGCGGAACTGGAAGCCGCTTACGCGCCGGGCCTGAGCGAGGAGGAACGCAAGCTGACCGTCGGCGACCTGGTGACGGCGCGGCTCGGCGGCCATGCCGAATATGCCGACCGCGTGCTGATTGGTCCGATCGAGCTGATCGTCCGCGACGTCGACGACAAGGGCAAGATCACCGGTCTCGGTCTTTCCCTGGAGCCGACCGCGCCGGTGGCGCGGGTGCCGGTGTTCCTGAGTGCCGGCGAAATCGCCGATCGCATCGTTGCCTTTGTGCGCAATTGGCGCAAGCGGGCCAAAAAGCCGGGTGTCGAGGCGCCAGACGACGCGGAACCGGCTCCACAGCCAGTGATTGAAAAAGCGACCGGCGAGGGCTGA